A single genomic interval of Cygnus atratus isolate AKBS03 ecotype Queensland, Australia chromosome 22, CAtr_DNAZoo_HiC_assembly, whole genome shotgun sequence harbors:
- the TMPRSS5 gene encoding transmembrane protease serine 5, protein MTHQKGVNLTDISVKDAQEFIQLRPSHQGSLEDMWQVRSTCESGRIVALKCSECGLRPGALRVVGGMDAAPGRWPWQVSVRHGSQHRCGGSVLAPHWIVTAAHCVHSYRRLHASGWLVGAGVARGSIEQEAGVPVEKVIYHPLYNGSSLDYDIALMKLRVPLNFSDAIRAVCLPPSHRDLFQGTPCWVSGWGYTRPDQAQLTETLQEALVPLISTRRCNSSCMYKGELTARMLCAGYPQGKIDACQGDSGGPLVCQDELTWRLVGVVSWGQGCAEPNHPGVYTNVAQLLPWIYRTTEIY, encoded by the exons ATGACCCACCAGAAGGGAGTGAACCTGACAGACATCAGTGTGAAGGATGCTCAGGAGTTCATCCAGCTCAGACCCAGCCATCAAGGCAGCCTGGAAGACATGTGGCAGGTCAG GAGCACCTGCGAGTCGGGACGGATCGTGGCTCTGAAGTGCTCAG AGTGCGGGCTGCGCCCCGGGGCCCTGCGGGTGGTCGGGGGCATGGACGCGGCCCCCGGGCGCTGGCCCTGGCAGGTGAGCGTGCGCCACGGCTCCCAGCACCGCTGCGGAGGCTCCGTGCTGGCACCCCACTGGATTGTGACGGCGGCGCACTGCGTGCACAG TTACAGGCGGCTGCACGCCTCCGGCTGGCTGGTGGGTGCCGGTGTTGCTCGTGGCTCCAtcgagcaggaggctggggtaCCGGTGGAGAAGGTTATTTACCACCCGCTCTATAACGGCAGCAGCCTCGACTATGACATTGCTCTGATGAAGCTCCGCGTCCCCCTGAATTTCTCTG ATGCCATCCGTGCCGTGTGTCTGCCACCCTCCCATCGTGACCTCTTCCAGGGCACCCCCTGTTGGGTCTCAGGCTGGGGCTACACCAGACCAGACCAAG cacagctaaCGGAGACTCTGCAGGAAGCGCTCGTTCCCCTAATTAGTACCAGGAGGTGCAACAGCTCGTGCATGTACAAAGGAGAGCTCACGGCCAGGATGCTGTGTGCCGGCTACCCGCAGGGGAAAATAGATGCGTGCCAG GGGGACAGCGGGGGCCCCCTGGTTTGCCAGGACGAACTCACGTGGCGCTTGGTAGGTGTAGTGAGCTGGGGCCAGGGCTGCGCCGAGCCCAACCACCCCGGGGTTTACACCAACGTAGCTCAGCTTCTGCCGTGGATTTATCGCACCACAGAG aTCTACTAG